From Nocardioides daedukensis, the proteins below share one genomic window:
- a CDS encoding DUF2283 domain-containing protein, which yields MSDIRVSYDESANAAYIELTDIGAGDSAQMYACDPVAVGGMINLDFNSEGRLIGIEVLDARRMLPVELLRPDGAQ from the coding sequence ATGAGTGATATCCGAGTGAGTTATGACGAGTCGGCCAACGCGGCCTACATCGAACTTACTGACATCGGCGCCGGTGACTCTGCCCAGATGTACGCGTGTGATCCGGTGGCGGTGGGAGGGATGATCAATCTCGACTTCAACTCTGAAGGTCGCCTGATTGGCATAGAGGTCCTCGACGCTAGGCGGATGCTCCCAGTTGAGCTCCTGAGGCCGGACGGGGCTCAATGA
- a CDS encoding polymorphic toxin-type HINT domain-containing protein, with product MIRLVRAVQGGVVVVLLAIFTVPAAGVAQATTNAEFGHVYPCDGIHASAVLTDCATERGPPASRYTYNATPAPTAVDRWSAGALARSGGSTSRAGTTYNAPIALAPVAPAIRTASGHAEDVDGSLSSFPRWHVAAKTRKLDNVDGLPCNCFVAGTKVQTADGEKPIEDIDVGDRVWAKDFDTGESHLRTVTGLFQKHADEVMSITVADGAEVTVTDEHPFYVTGEGWVMSGDLRVGDRLAQRDGTSTTIRSIEVAPARTTVYNFEVAGDHNYYVTEAQLLVHNCPVSPHAQKQMDVRGISQAEVDRVLERQPFSYWHDDQWKSGFYDPKSGLFVAKTIDDTVNTVMTNVDKAYVSRLQRRRP from the coding sequence ATGATTCGGCTGGTCCGCGCCGTCCAGGGTGGCGTCGTGGTGGTCTTGTTGGCCATCTTCACAGTGCCAGCTGCGGGCGTCGCTCAAGCGACAACGAACGCCGAGTTCGGGCACGTCTACCCTTGTGACGGCATTCACGCGTCTGCAGTGTTGACCGATTGCGCTACCGAGCGTGGGCCACCAGCCTCGCGGTACACCTACAACGCGACACCCGCTCCCACGGCCGTCGACCGTTGGTCCGCCGGCGCTTTGGCGCGCTCGGGCGGATCGACATCCCGCGCCGGGACGACCTACAACGCACCAATCGCGCTCGCGCCGGTTGCACCCGCGATACGTACGGCCAGCGGCCACGCGGAGGACGTCGACGGGAGCCTCTCGTCGTTTCCTCGGTGGCATGTTGCCGCAAAGACACGAAAGCTCGACAACGTCGACGGGCTCCCGTGCAACTGTTTCGTTGCCGGCACCAAGGTCCAAACCGCCGACGGCGAGAAGCCGATCGAGGATATTGACGTCGGAGACCGGGTTTGGGCCAAGGACTTCGACACCGGCGAGAGTCACCTACGGACCGTCACCGGCCTGTTCCAGAAGCACGCCGATGAGGTCATGTCCATCACCGTTGCTGACGGCGCCGAAGTCACCGTTACCGATGAGCACCCGTTCTACGTGACTGGTGAGGGCTGGGTGATGTCCGGCGACCTCCGCGTCGGCGATCGGCTTGCCCAGCGCGATGGGACATCGACCACGATCAGGTCGATCGAGGTCGCTCCGGCGAGGACGACTGTCTACAACTTCGAAGTAGCCGGCGACCACAACTACTACGTCACCGAAGCACAACTCCTCGTCCACAACTGCCCAGTCTCGCCACATGCCCAGAAGCAGATGGATGTGCGTGGCATCAGCCAAGCCGAGGTGGATCGGGTGCTGGAACGCCAGCCGTTCTCGTATTGGCACGACGACCAGTGGAAGTCGGGATTCTATGACCCCAAGAGCGGACTCTTTGTTGCCAAGACGATCGATGACACGGTTAACACCGTCATGACGAACGTCGACAAGGCGTACGTCTCGCGACTCCAAAGGCGAAGGCCATGA
- a CDS encoding polymorphic toxin-type HINT domain-containing protein → MSVRFSSILVAIAVVVAGLSAQGTVTADPGGATAPPVVKKQRAVTLKPETPRGKDAVSADGAKGASAAKTVARRKVVWPAAASSALGAGKAPKVRLGAVSVSASQTSAKLPVSVVSQTTSRKAGVHGVMVEVDAAGAKPQKLKVALDTSTFAHAYGADWESRLGAFAYPDCVLTRPKDPLCAKAVPLETSHEGTMVSATVPARLASKDLVVALQGTSGSADGHGDFSATPMTASAAWSAGGSSGAFTWSYPMRVPPANNGPAPNLAINYNSQIVDGRTASTNNQSSDVGEGFGFTESYVQRDYTTCSNDGISGKRDLCWKTDNATLVLNGAAQELAKAADGTWRLRDDDGSRIRRLSGGPGSNGDNDKEHWELTTADGTRYVFGQSQIPGRSGNTNSVWWVPVAGDDSGDACHGSTFAASFCNQGWRWNLDYVVDPHGNTMSYWYLYETNRYAKNGVTSSSAEYVRGGRLARIDYGTREATPTPVPMRVAMSNATRCLASSGCSAYTKVGWPDTPYDQICTTSNCGAKTAPTFFTRTRIVSITTQINTSSGYQDVDRWSVAHAFMKPGGSGSTYATVLWPTSITHTGLVGATINLPKVTFAPGAYANRVDSSTDGLSALQRYRLTSIETETGGQIGVNYVSNSCTGTKPIPSANTSRCFPVRWTPKGDFAARTDWFKKYTVSNVTENDTTANAPPVTTYYTYHGAAAWAYDDNPLIPASYRTWSDFRGYGSVTTTVGDPALTSVRSQSTVKFLRGMHGDRTGSGGTRSVTVSDSSGTSHTDSRPYAGFALETTLLNGAGGDVLSRTISTPWSTRTAGSGLKGAWLVGVERSEVIEATNTGGTRTRRVDTTFNDQGLATRISDHGDTAVNDDQSCAATEYADETTATGTWRVGFTKRVVESVGVCGANALTPSDSAVLGETQTFYDGHGLDTTPTRGLVTKQTRAATTSGGARTFQTVATTAYDAWGRPTSMTSPTGAGSSRTDTIAYTRSAQGTTTGTTSTTDAGGKNHTTTVTLDPAWALPTKLTDANGKSEHADYDALGRLVSHWAANRATSMTPSTTYVYNVRNTAPSTVLTRTLNTHGSGHVLRSVEHFDALLRPRQRQVPSLNGNGDKTVTSQVYDARGLLSAELGEVYAAGGPSSTLLNVGQGQSAANTRYTRDGAGRVTQAALYTYNTYRWKTTTAHLGMNKTKVTPPAGAPPQTTMTDVRGQVTTSIEHGTPNLTTTRSYDLRGNLTGLQAPAGTWSWDYDLRGRRTTAVDPDTGTTTTAYTDNDLPATSTDARGKSTHTTYDTLNRPSKLYEGTTPSASKLLTSWTYDSVAKGLPSATTRYIDGESGTAISTSVTDYTSWGEPIEQELTITPGPAGSTGADLVEGLPTTLEWRRSHNVDMSLDSLRLPKVAGASGTALSTEFLEYTYNNHALPTNVNGYDALVQDVTYDSYGRVTIAAMGQSTATKFWVLPTRDEGTGRLTRNMALANQSQDVVSDHRYTYDDAGNITRDADVAQGTNHDVTCHRYDDHQRLAATWTPSTGDCATNPSQAGLGGPAPQWQGWTFNDRGLRATQSTTTPTTQSSETYTYPAVSDPHPNSVTTITTTGTAAGTRNYAYDESGNTTTRPDTTPDGAAQDLDWNAEGKLSQLVTERDGASATTTYLYGADGELLLQSNDTETVLFAAETEIHTDNDTGDLSAQRHYALPGGVSGVRASDTQLDFLLTNPAGTGTIALDGATLTPERNYTSPYGEQRGTKPPAWPTTRGFLGKPEDTDTGLTSVGARQYDPTTGRFISVDPLMDPSSPSQLLGYAYANNNPNTFTDPTGLMNDFLQPGAGLGSMMQGSVAQPQPKASPSKSKGGAKPRGKVMSALSKAGGVFKKGGSAVKEGVKLQAKIMKKEYAGAVLAVSSVANVAVSCGQFGIPTGGDCQGALTGGGGYVDVDGILGMMGESSSDPFIIAVSLLVPIPGGVFASGTRGAPRLIQLMKGIGTLGRSRIASGAAKAGTEVAETCLNSFTGTTLVLMADGTKKPIKDVKVGDKVMATDPETGETGPRKVIDLIRHSGPHTMVAVRLSGGSMIDATDHHPFWVESRGEWVDAIDLQPGDVVITADGDRLTVTKRGITEQDLTAYNLTVQGVHAYFAGSDSVLVHNAGPCMSFNQMNSAIRRGQAPKGIERIDRGKVPGAEQPHAVFGRGQGAPSLNIDGTWKHGFVELTNKQRDWLIANGWNL, encoded by the coding sequence ATGAGCGTTCGTTTCAGTTCGATTCTGGTCGCGATCGCGGTTGTCGTTGCTGGGCTTTCTGCCCAGGGGACGGTGACGGCGGACCCGGGCGGGGCCACCGCACCTCCGGTGGTGAAGAAGCAGCGGGCGGTCACGTTGAAGCCGGAGACCCCGCGGGGCAAGGACGCGGTGTCGGCTGACGGCGCGAAGGGCGCGTCGGCGGCGAAGACGGTGGCGAGGCGGAAGGTGGTGTGGCCTGCGGCGGCGAGCAGTGCTCTGGGCGCGGGGAAGGCACCGAAGGTCCGCCTCGGTGCGGTGAGTGTGTCGGCGTCGCAGACGAGCGCGAAGCTGCCGGTCTCGGTGGTGAGCCAGACGACCTCTCGCAAGGCTGGCGTGCACGGGGTGATGGTGGAGGTGGATGCTGCCGGCGCCAAGCCGCAGAAGCTGAAGGTCGCTCTCGACACGAGCACGTTCGCCCACGCCTATGGCGCGGACTGGGAGTCGCGACTGGGCGCCTTCGCCTATCCCGACTGTGTGCTGACCCGGCCAAAGGACCCGCTCTGCGCGAAGGCTGTGCCTCTGGAGACCTCCCACGAGGGCACGATGGTGAGCGCGACGGTGCCGGCAAGGTTGGCCTCGAAGGACCTGGTGGTCGCGCTGCAGGGCACCTCGGGTTCGGCCGATGGGCACGGAGACTTCTCCGCCACCCCGATGACGGCGAGTGCCGCGTGGTCTGCGGGCGGCTCCAGTGGCGCGTTCACGTGGTCCTATCCGATGCGGGTGCCGCCGGCGAACAATGGCCCAGCGCCGAATCTGGCGATCAACTACAACTCCCAGATCGTCGATGGGCGCACGGCATCGACGAACAACCAGTCCTCTGATGTGGGTGAGGGCTTCGGGTTCACCGAGTCCTACGTCCAGCGTGACTACACCACCTGCTCCAATGACGGCATCTCCGGCAAGCGTGACCTGTGCTGGAAGACCGACAACGCGACCCTGGTCCTCAACGGTGCCGCCCAGGAGCTGGCCAAGGCTGCCGACGGCACGTGGCGGCTGCGTGACGATGACGGGTCTCGGATCCGTCGCCTGAGCGGTGGTCCGGGCTCCAATGGCGACAACGACAAGGAGCACTGGGAGCTCACCACCGCTGATGGCACCCGCTATGTGTTCGGGCAGTCACAGATCCCGGGCCGTTCGGGCAACACCAACTCGGTGTGGTGGGTGCCGGTGGCTGGCGACGACAGCGGCGATGCGTGTCATGGCTCCACGTTCGCTGCCTCGTTCTGCAACCAGGGATGGCGCTGGAACCTGGACTACGTGGTCGACCCGCATGGCAACACGATGTCCTACTGGTACCTGTACGAGACCAACCGCTATGCCAAGAACGGGGTGACCTCCTCGAGCGCGGAATATGTGCGCGGTGGTCGGTTGGCGCGCATCGACTACGGCACCCGGGAGGCCACGCCGACTCCGGTGCCGATGCGGGTGGCGATGAGCAACGCCACCAGGTGTCTGGCGTCCTCGGGGTGCTCGGCCTACACCAAGGTGGGGTGGCCCGACACCCCCTATGACCAGATCTGCACCACCTCCAACTGCGGCGCCAAGACCGCGCCCACCTTCTTCACCCGCACCCGGATTGTGTCGATCACCACGCAGATCAACACCAGTTCGGGCTATCAGGACGTGGACCGGTGGAGCGTGGCGCATGCGTTCATGAAGCCGGGCGGCTCGGGCAGCACCTACGCCACGGTGTTGTGGCCCACTTCGATCACGCATACCGGGCTGGTGGGTGCGACGATCAACCTGCCGAAGGTGACGTTCGCGCCGGGTGCCTATGCGAACCGGGTCGACTCCTCCACGGACGGGTTGTCGGCGCTGCAGCGTTATCGGTTGACGAGCATCGAGACCGAGACCGGTGGCCAGATCGGCGTCAACTACGTCTCGAACTCGTGCACCGGCACAAAGCCGATACCGTCGGCGAACACCTCGCGCTGTTTCCCGGTGAGGTGGACCCCCAAGGGCGACTTCGCCGCGCGCACGGACTGGTTCAAGAAATACACCGTCTCCAACGTCACCGAGAACGACACCACCGCCAACGCGCCCCCGGTCACGACCTACTACACCTACCACGGTGCCGCTGCCTGGGCCTACGACGACAACCCACTGATCCCCGCCTCCTATCGCACGTGGTCGGACTTCCGCGGCTATGGCTCGGTGACGACCACGGTGGGAGATCCGGCGCTCACCTCGGTCCGCAGCCAGAGCACCGTGAAGTTCCTGCGTGGCATGCACGGTGACCGCACCGGCTCGGGGGGCACCAGGTCCGTGACGGTGAGTGACTCCAGCGGCACCTCCCACACCGACTCGCGTCCCTATGCGGGCTTCGCGCTGGAGACGACCCTGCTCAACGGCGCCGGCGGGGACGTGCTCTCGCGCACCATCTCCACGCCCTGGTCCACGCGGACCGCCGGGAGTGGGTTGAAGGGTGCATGGCTGGTGGGGGTGGAACGATCAGAGGTCATCGAGGCCACCAACACCGGTGGCACCCGCACCCGCCGGGTGGACACCACCTTCAACGACCAGGGCCTCGCCACCCGCATCAGCGACCACGGCGACACCGCAGTCAACGACGATCAGAGCTGTGCGGCCACTGAATACGCCGACGAGACAACCGCCACCGGCACCTGGCGTGTCGGTTTCACCAAGCGAGTCGTGGAGTCGGTCGGGGTGTGCGGCGCCAACGCGTTGACGCCCTCCGACTCGGCGGTCCTCGGTGAGACCCAGACCTTCTACGACGGCCACGGACTGGACACGACCCCGACCCGCGGACTGGTCACCAAGCAGACCCGCGCCGCCACCACCAGCGGGGGGGCACGCACCTTCCAGACCGTGGCCACCACCGCCTACGACGCCTGGGGACGTCCCACTTCGATGACGTCCCCGACCGGTGCCGGGTCCTCACGCACCGACACCATCGCCTACACCAGATCAGCCCAGGGCACCACCACCGGCACCACGAGCACCACCGATGCCGGCGGCAAGAACCACACCACCACCGTGACCCTGGACCCTGCCTGGGCGCTTCCGACCAAGCTGACGGACGCCAACGGCAAGTCCGAGCACGCTGACTACGACGCGCTCGGGCGACTGGTCAGCCACTGGGCAGCCAACCGGGCCACGAGCATGACACCGAGCACCACCTATGTGTACAACGTGCGCAACACCGCACCCTCCACCGTGTTGACCCGGACGCTGAACACCCACGGCTCCGGACACGTGTTGCGTTCCGTGGAGCACTTCGACGCCCTGTTGCGGCCACGTCAGAGGCAGGTGCCGTCGCTGAACGGCAACGGCGACAAGACCGTCACCAGCCAGGTCTACGACGCCCGGGGACTGCTCAGCGCCGAGCTCGGCGAGGTCTATGCCGCGGGTGGCCCCTCCTCCACACTGCTCAACGTCGGACAGGGACAGTCGGCGGCCAACACCCGCTACACCCGTGACGGTGCCGGTCGGGTCACCCAAGCCGCGCTGTACACCTACAACACCTACCGCTGGAAGACCACCACCGCCCATCTGGGCATGAACAAGACCAAGGTCACCCCACCCGCTGGCGCGCCGCCCCAGACCACGATGACCGATGTCCGCGGTCAGGTAACCACCAGCATCGAGCACGGCACCCCGAACCTGACCACCACTCGCTCCTACGACCTGCGCGGCAACCTCACCGGCCTCCAGGCCCCCGCCGGAACCTGGAGCTGGGACTACGACCTGCGCGGGCGACGGACCACCGCGGTGGACCCCGACACCGGCACCACCACAACCGCCTACACCGACAACGACCTGCCCGCCACCAGCACCGACGCACGCGGGAAGTCCACGCACACCACCTACGACACCCTCAACCGGCCCAGCAAGCTCTATGAGGGCACCACCCCGTCGGCCTCCAAGCTGCTGACTTCGTGGACCTACGACAGCGTCGCCAAGGGACTGCCCAGCGCCACCACCCGCTACATCGACGGCGAGTCGGGCACCGCGATCAGCACCTCGGTCACCGACTACACCTCGTGGGGTGAGCCCATCGAGCAGGAACTCACCATCACCCCCGGCCCGGCCGGCTCCACCGGCGCCGACCTCGTTGAGGGACTGCCCACCACTTTGGAGTGGAGGCGCAGCCACAACGTCGACATGAGCCTGGACAGTCTCCGGCTCCCCAAGGTCGCCGGAGCGAGCGGAACCGCCCTGTCGACCGAGTTCCTCGAATACACCTACAACAATCACGCCCTGCCGACCAACGTCAACGGCTACGACGCACTCGTCCAAGACGTCACCTACGACAGCTACGGCCGCGTCACGATCGCCGCGATGGGCCAGAGCACGGCGACCAAGTTCTGGGTGCTGCCCACCCGCGACGAAGGCACCGGCAGGCTCACCCGCAACATGGCCCTGGCCAACCAGTCCCAGGACGTGGTCAGCGACCACCGCTACACCTACGACGACGCCGGCAACATCACGCGCGACGCCGACGTCGCCCAAGGCACCAACCATGACGTCACCTGTCATCGCTATGACGATCACCAACGTCTCGCTGCGACCTGGACTCCCAGCACGGGCGATTGCGCGACGAATCCCTCGCAGGCCGGGCTCGGGGGGCCCGCGCCGCAGTGGCAGGGGTGGACCTTCAACGACCGCGGTCTGCGCGCGACCCAGTCCACCACGACGCCCACGACGCAGTCGAGCGAGACCTACACCTATCCGGCTGTCTCGGACCCCCACCCCAACTCGGTCACCACCATCACCACCACCGGCACCGCAGCAGGCACCCGCAACTACGCCTACGACGAGTCCGGCAACACCACCACCAGACCCGACACCACCCCCGATGGGGCGGCCCAGGACCTGGACTGGAACGCCGAGGGCAAGCTCAGCCAGCTCGTCACCGAACGTGACGGGGCCAGCGCGACCACGACATATCTCTACGGCGCCGACGGTGAACTGCTGCTGCAATCCAACGACACCGAGACGGTGCTCTTCGCCGCCGAGACCGAGATCCACACCGACAACGACACCGGGGACCTCAGCGCCCAACGCCACTACGCCCTGCCTGGCGGCGTCAGCGGAGTCCGAGCCAGCGACACCCAGCTCGACTTCCTGCTTACCAACCCTGCCGGCACCGGCACCATCGCACTCGACGGCGCCACCCTGACCCCCGAGCGCAACTACACCTCCCCTTACGGCGAACAACGGGGAACCAAACCCCCCGCCTGGCCCACCACCCGGGGGTTCCTCGGCAAACCCGAGGACACCGACACTGGACTTACCAGCGTCGGCGCACGCCAATACGACCCCACCACCGGCCGATTCATCTCAGTCGACCCCCTCATGGACCCCAGCTCGCCATCACAACTACTCGGCTACGCCTACGCCAACAACAACCCCAACACCTTCACCGACCCCACCGGGCTGATGAACGACTTCCTTCAACCGGGCGCGGGCCTCGGGTCGATGATGCAGGGCTCGGTGGCACAGCCACAGCCCAAAGCTTCCCCAAGCAAGTCGAAGGGTGGCGCCAAGCCACGTGGCAAGGTCATGTCCGCGCTCAGCAAAGCCGGCGGAGTCTTTAAGAAGGGCGGCTCCGCAGTCAAGGAGGGAGTCAAGCTTCAGGCAAAGATCATGAAGAAGGAGTACGCCGGTGCCGTTTTGGCGGTGTCGTCGGTCGCCAACGTGGCTGTTTCATGCGGTCAATTTGGCATTCCCACCGGGGGTGATTGCCAGGGTGCCCTGACCGGCGGAGGGGGCTACGTAGATGTCGACGGCATTCTAGGGATGATGGGCGAATCCTCCAGCGACCCCTTTATCATCGCCGTCTCACTGTTGGTGCCGATCCCCGGGGGCGTGTTCGCTTCGGGAACCAGAGGCGCGCCAAGGCTGATCCAACTCATGAAGGGGATCGGGACACTCGGACGCTCGCGCATCGCCTCGGGTGCCGCAAAGGCAGGAACGGAAGTCGCCGAGACCTGTCTGAACTCCTTCACGGGTACGACGCTCGTCCTCATGGCCGACGGGACGAAGAAGCCCATCAAGGACGTCAAGGTCGGCGACAAGGTGATGGCGACCGATCCGGAGACCGGGGAGACCGGACCGCGCAAGGTGATCGACCTGATCCGTCACTCCGGGCCGCACACCATGGTCGCGGTACGGCTCTCGGGCGGCTCGATGATCGACGCCACCGACCACCACCCGTTCTGGGTCGAGTCCCGGGGTGAATGGGTCGACGCGATCGACCTGCAGCCCGGCGACGTCGTCATCACCGCTGACGGCGACCGGCTTACCGTTACCAAGCGGGGCATCACCGAGCAGGATCTGACCGCGTACAACCTCACCGTCCAGGGTGTTCACGCTTACTTCGCTGGTAGCGACTCGGTCCTCGTTCACAATGCCGGGCCGTGCATGAGCTTCAACCAGATGAACAGCGCCATCCGGCGAGGCCAGGCACCAAAGGGAATCGAGCGAATCGACCGTGGGAAAGTTCCCGGAGCCGAGCAACCCCACGCGGTCTTCGGCCGCGGGCAGGGAGCTCCGTCGCTCAACATCGACGGAACTTGGAAGCATGGGTTCGTCGAACTAACAAACAAGCAGCGGGATTGGTTGATCGCGAACGGATGGAACTTATGA
- a CDS encoding RHS repeat-associated core domain-containing protein, with amino-acid sequence MTGVAASAAALTTASVARLATNSHDLNHQPGWRIATTDQAGSSWACARHTGDDAFGRPWACGSAYALTGLAFGNDGYDDPARTVPARRTGRIVRARAFRVNEDSSHVRAGGVGAKTTAKACSFAGTIVVLIADGTKKPIEEIVVRDHDVTCHRYDDHQRLAATWTPSTGDCATNPSQAGLGGPAPQWQGWTFNDRGLRATQSTTTPTTQSSETYTYPAVSDPHPNSVTTITTTGTAAGTRNYAYDESGNTTTRPDTTPGGAAQDLDWNAEGKLSQLVTERDGASATTTYLYGADGELLLQSNDTETVLFAAETEIHTDNDTGDLSAQRHYALPGGVSGVRASDTQLDFLLTNPAGTGTIALDGATLTPERNYTSPYGEQRGTKPPAWPTTRGFLGKPEDTDTGLTSVGARQYDPTTGRFISVDPLMDTGSPSQLLGYAYANNNPNTFTDPSGLYPIEPERTGNTNIHRVDNPAGQSNTPRPGSGSTMKPGRNTANPGQAMDASVSSGRSGPPTHCGKNGSVRNSV; translated from the coding sequence ATGACGGGCGTTGCTGCGTCGGCTGCAGCGCTGACGACCGCGTCTGTGGCACGGTTGGCGACCAACAGTCACGACCTGAACCACCAGCCCGGGTGGAGGATCGCCACGACGGACCAAGCAGGGTCGTCCTGGGCCTGTGCCCGTCACACCGGCGACGACGCTTTCGGCCGCCCATGGGCTTGTGGTTCGGCGTACGCGCTGACCGGACTGGCATTCGGGAACGACGGCTACGACGACCCTGCGCGGACCGTGCCTGCCCGCAGGACTGGACGTATCGTCCGCGCGCGAGCTTTTCGAGTCAACGAGGACAGTTCTCACGTCAGGGCAGGCGGTGTTGGTGCAAAGACAACAGCCAAGGCCTGTTCGTTTGCGGGCACCATCGTCGTACTCATCGCTGACGGCACCAAGAAGCCGATCGAGGAGATCGTGGTCCGCGATCACGACGTCACCTGTCATCGCTATGACGATCACCAACGTCTCGCTGCGACCTGGACTCCCAGCACGGGCGACTGCGCGACGAATCCCTCGCAGGCCGGGCTCGGGGGGCCCGCGCCGCAGTGGCAGGGGTGGACCTTCAACGACCGCGGTCTGCGTGCCACCCAGTCCACCACGACGCCCACCACGCAGTCGAGCGAGACCTACACCTATCCGGCTGTCTCGGACCCCCACCCCAACTCGGTCACCACCATCACCACCACCGGCACCGCAGCGGGCACCCGCAACTACGCCTACGACGAGTCCGGCAACACCACCACCAGACCCGACACCACCCCCGGCGGGGCGGCCCAGGACCTGGACTGGAACGCGGAGGGCAAGCTCAGCCAGCTCGTCACCGAACGTGACGGGGCCAGCGCGACCACGACATATCTCTATGGCGCCGACGGTGAACTGCTGCTGCAATCCAACGACACCGAGACGGTGCTCTTCGCCGCCGAGACCGAGATCCACACCGACAACGACACCGGGGACCTCAGCGCCCAACGCCACTACGCCCTGCCTGGCGGCGTCAGCGGAGTCCGAGCCAGCGACACCCAGCTCGACTTCCTGCTTACCAACCCTGCCGGCACCGGCACCATCGCACTCGACGGCGCCACCCTGACCCCCGAGCGCAACTACACCTCCCCTTACGGCGAACAACGGGGAACCAAACCCCCCGCCTGGCCCACCACCCGGGGGTTCCTCGGCAAACCCGAGGACACCGACACTGGACTTACCAGCGTCGGCGCACGCCAATACGACCCCACCACCGGCCGATTCATCTCAGTCGACCCCCTGATGGACACCGGCTCGCCGTCACAGCTACTCGGCTACGCCTACGCCAACAACAACCCCAACACCTTCACCGACCCCAGCGGCCTGTACCCGATCGAGCCGGAGCGCACTGGCAACACCAACATCCACCGCGTGGACAATCCCGCAGGGCAGAGCAACACGCCGAGACCCGGGTCAGGAAGCACCATGAAACCAGGCAGGAACACGGCTAACCCGGGCCAAGCCATGGACGCATCGGTCTCATCAGGTAGATCTGGACCGCCCACTCACTGCGGTAAGAACGGGTCTGTCAGGAATTCTGTGTAA